One Carassius gibelio isolate Cgi1373 ecotype wild population from Czech Republic chromosome A20, carGib1.2-hapl.c, whole genome shotgun sequence DNA segment encodes these proteins:
- the kcns3b gene encoding potassium voltage-gated channel subfamily S member 3b isoform X2 — MMYGQVLHHQGREEDLINLNVGGIQHKVERCVLLRFPNTRVGQLIQCCSDAAILELCDDYSPADQEYYFDRSPQVFHCVLNFYRTGHFHALEELCVFCFSQEIEYWGIGELDLEVCCLDRFLERKHDRELNACGRSSNATSSGEIPVVGSDLWRFEGTWCSDARKFMWQTLEDPNHSKCSKGVAAVSILVILTSIVAMCIHSMPEFRYATDREHSVLDSLELICNIFFSVEFVLRVVAAPHPWTFLGNPLNMIDLASVLPFYVTLAFESLSEGDGEENQSLFNMGKVVQVLRLMRAFRVLKLARHSEGVRAFGETLKNCQSER; from the coding sequence ATGATGTATGGGCAAGTTCTCCACCATCAAGGCAGGGAGGAAGATCTTATTAACCTCAATGTTGGAGGCATCCAGCACAAGGTGGAGCGCTGCGTTCTGCTCCGGTTCCCCAACACACGTGTGGGTCAGTTAATCCAGTGCTGCAGCGATGCCGCCATCCTGGAACTCTGCGACGACTACAGCCCCGCTGATCAGGAATATTACTTCGACAGAAGCCCGCAAGTCTTTCACTGTGTTCTGAACTTCTACCGTACAGGACACTTCCATGCTTTGGAGgagctgtgtgtgttttgcttcAGTCAGGAGATCGAATACTGGGGGATTGGTGAACTGGATCTGGAAGTCTGCTGTCTTGATCGGTTCCTTGAGCGCAAACACGACCGGGAGCTGAACGCGTGTGGCAGGTCTAGTAATGCCACGTCGTCTGGAGAGATCCCGGTTGTGGGGAGTGACCTGTGGAGGTTTGAAGGCACGTGGTGTTCAGATGCTCGCAAGTTCATGTGGCAAACTCTTGAAGATCCCAATCACTCCAAGTGTTCCAAAGGTGTAGCTGCGGTTTCAATCCTGGTCATTTTGACCTCCATTGTGGCCATGTGTATTCACAGTATGCCAGAATTCAGGTATGCAACTGACCGCGAACATTCTGTTCTGGACTCTCTGGAGCTCATCTGTAACATTTTCTTCTCCGTGGAATTTGTTCTGCGAGTTGTAGCAGCACCTCACCCATGGACGTTTTTGGGAAACCCTCTGAACATGATTGACTTGGCTTCTGTCTTACCTTTCTATGTGACGCTGGCTTTTGAAAGTTTGAGCGAAGGGGATGGGGAGGAAAACCAAAGTCTGTTCAACATGGGGAAAGTGGTTCAGGTTCTCCGGTT